The Neisseria sicca genome includes a window with the following:
- a CDS encoding monovalent cation:proton antiporter-2 (CPA2) family protein — MPLFKRLGLGSILGYLAAGLVIGPFGLKLVTDSHAILHIAEFGVVMFLFLIGLEMKPSHLWKLRNQIFGLGTLQVTFSSLFLTQIGLAYGFSLVMSFISAVGFTLTSTAMVMQIMDERHEISTPQGQRIVSILLFEDLLIVPMLAIVAFLAPDNPNAVADAVPLWQKIGVAALSLAALIATGIWLLNPLFKILAKSKAREVMTAAALLVVLGAAYLMELGGLSMAMGAFLAGVLLSESDFRHQLEADIEPFRGLLLGLFFLAVGMSLDVATVLNNWKVILSATVLMIILKCLAIYGVARFAKASHRTAIHRAVLMSQGGEFAFVLLASAAVQRAINAEVLANMTAIVVLSMIMTPFSVMLFDRYFKEPRAAAAVDDVEEHADELNGNVLIIGFGRMGQVVSQMPLAYGATISILDNDPDTINVAREYGFKVYYGEATRADVLHACGVEHTDIVAVCVDDGESAVRIVENIHHINPNAKVFVRAWDRRNALALVKAEADFVVRETFYSSMKMGDEIVKALGASVQELRAIHDKVRDADKERFALEIAGKEFEGRRLLLGNIKKNS; from the coding sequence GTGCCGTTATTTAAACGTTTAGGTCTAGGCTCGATTCTGGGTTATTTGGCTGCGGGGCTGGTTATCGGACCCTTCGGATTAAAGCTCGTTACCGATTCCCACGCTATTTTGCATATTGCGGAATTCGGCGTGGTGATGTTTCTGTTTTTGATCGGGCTGGAAATGAAGCCGTCGCATTTATGGAAATTGCGTAATCAGATTTTCGGCTTGGGTACCCTGCAGGTGACGTTTTCCAGTCTGTTCCTTACCCAAATCGGGCTGGCTTACGGTTTTTCTTTAGTGATGTCGTTTATTTCGGCGGTAGGTTTTACACTCACCTCCACCGCAATGGTCATGCAGATTATGGACGAACGTCATGAAATCAGCACACCGCAAGGTCAGCGCATTGTCTCCATTTTGCTGTTTGAAGATTTGCTGATTGTGCCCATGCTGGCGATTGTAGCATTTCTAGCACCCGATAATCCCAATGCCGTTGCCGATGCCGTACCGCTATGGCAGAAAATCGGTGTTGCCGCGCTTTCTTTGGCAGCGTTGATTGCGACAGGTATTTGGCTGCTCAATCCGCTGTTTAAAATTCTGGCAAAATCCAAAGCACGCGAGGTGATGACTGCCGCCGCGCTGCTGGTGGTACTCGGTGCGGCTTATTTAATGGAGCTGGGCGGTCTGTCTATGGCGATGGGTGCGTTTCTGGCGGGAGTGCTGCTGTCGGAATCCGACTTCCGTCATCAGCTTGAAGCGGATATCGAACCGTTCCGAGGCCTTTTGCTCGGGCTGTTTTTCTTAGCTGTCGGGATGTCGCTGGATGTGGCAACGGTGCTCAATAACTGGAAGGTAATTCTTTCCGCCACTGTACTGATGATTATCTTGAAATGCCTTGCCATTTATGGAGTGGCGCGTTTTGCCAAAGCAAGCCATCGCACCGCGATACACCGCGCCGTACTGATGTCGCAGGGCGGTGAATTCGCCTTCGTATTACTCGCCTCCGCTGCCGTACAACGGGCGATTAATGCGGAAGTGCTAGCGAATATGACGGCAATCGTGGTGCTCTCCATGATTATGACACCCTTCAGCGTTATGCTGTTCGACCGCTATTTCAAAGAACCCCGCGCAGCTGCGGCAGTGGATGATGTGGAAGAACATGCGGACGAACTCAACGGCAACGTGCTGATTATCGGATTCGGGCGCATGGGGCAGGTGGTCAGCCAAATGCCGCTAGCCTACGGTGCCACCATTTCCATTCTGGACAACGATCCCGACACCATCAACGTCGCACGCGAATACGGTTTCAAAGTCTATTACGGCGAAGCCACCCGCGCCGACGTGCTGCATGCCTGCGGCGTAGAACACACCGACATCGTAGCGGTATGCGTGGACGACGGAGAAAGTGCGGTCAGAATTGTGGAAAATATTCATCATATCAACCCGAACGCCAAGGTGTTCGTGCGCGCCTGGGACAGACGCAATGCGCTGGCCCTAGTGAAAGCGGAAGCGGATTTCGTAGTGCGCGAAACCTTCTATTCTTCCATGAAAATGGGCGATGAAATCGTC
- a CDS encoding TIGR03571 family LLM class oxidoreductase → MTALKLPERLQNHRGFARTFQPGKLTLGLIAPFKGYPDSPVPEMDDFATVIKAADQSGIATLWVRDVPFYDPSFGDVAQIYDPSVTLGYLAALTQNVALGSAGYVSPLREPVLTAKEAASVEQISGGRFLLGLASGDRPTEYPAFASDFNNRAERYREAWQIIRRLTQEKFPAFNSEHYGRFSGNLDLVPKPAHGLPMLAIGRARQELEWIARESDAWIWYGIAPEKLGDIVNTLKELGDGETWKPFGVANFVELLEDPNAPAEFYNNIYLRGGAKSIVEFWQKQQADGVAHITVNLKPTRRGALETIQDFAENVIPHFAV, encoded by the coding sequence ATGACTGCGCTGAAATTACCCGAACGCCTGCAAAACCATCGCGGTTTCGCCCGCACTTTCCAACCGGGCAAACTCACATTGGGCCTGATTGCGCCCTTCAAAGGCTATCCCGACAGCCCCGTGCCCGAAATGGACGACTTCGCCACCGTGATAAAAGCCGCCGACCAAAGCGGCATTGCCACGCTGTGGGTGCGCGATGTGCCGTTTTACGACCCGAGTTTTGGCGATGTCGCGCAGATTTACGACCCGTCGGTAACGCTGGGTTATCTCGCCGCGCTCACCCAAAACGTTGCGCTCGGCTCGGCGGGCTATGTGTCGCCGCTGCGCGAACCGGTGCTCACCGCCAAAGAAGCCGCGTCGGTGGAACAAATCAGCGGCGGCCGCTTCCTGCTCGGCTTGGCCAGCGGCGACCGCCCCACCGAATACCCCGCCTTTGCCTCCGATTTCAACAACCGCGCCGAACGCTACCGCGAAGCGTGGCAAATCATCCGCCGCCTGACGCAGGAAAAATTCCCCGCGTTCAATAGCGAACACTACGGCAGATTCAGCGGCAATTTGGACTTGGTGCCCAAACCCGCACACGGTTTGCCGATGCTCGCCATTGGCCGCGCCCGCCAAGAGCTGGAATGGATTGCCCGCGAAAGCGACGCATGGATTTGGTACGGCATCGCCCCCGAAAAACTGGGCGACATCGTCAACACGCTCAAAGAATTGGGCGACGGCGAAACCTGGAAACCCTTTGGCGTGGCGAATTTCGTCGAACTCTTGGAAGACCCGAACGCGCCCGCCGAGTTCTACAATAACATCTACCTGCGCGGCGGCGCCAAAAGCATCGTCGAGTTTTGGCAGAAACAGCAGGCCGACGGCGTGGCACACATTACCGTGAACTTAAAACCCACACGGCGCGGCGCGCTGGAAACCATTCAGGATTTCGCCGAAAACGTGATACCGCATTTTGCGGTGTGA